A window of the Streptomyces finlayi genome harbors these coding sequences:
- a CDS encoding LCP family protein yields the protein MDAQSRGRTDGTDAADQWVLNPHTGDYELRLDHSGPHPTSGTDAAADGRGPESDAAGRGPGSGAEPRQTRVPRQRGRNGRPQRTPETAAAPAAASVGRRKRKPPKSRKKTAMLWTGGVTAFVLVAGSAGAYALYQQFNGNLDTIDVGDAGSKSVAADGPLNILIIGTDKRTGSGNEGYGDKGSTGHADTNILFHVSEDRTNATAMSIPRDLMTDIPDCETTQPDGSREVVPGTKNARFNVSLGQEGRDPGCTMRTVKKITGIAPNHFMMVDFNAVKELSSAVGGVKVCLAKPVKDADSHLDLPAGESTVQGEQALAFVRTRNSFGNKSDLDRIKIQQQFLGSMIRQMKSNDTLTSASKLYKLADTATKALTVDSGIGSVKKLMDLAKVLGKVDTKNITFVTMPVIDNPAEPKPITVVVAPTKGEQLFSMMRDDISLTEVKKKEKQQEKAAASKQAALLEGTRAQAADVRVDVLNGGGIAGAAGTTVSWLQNEQGVLKSTNRANAPAKIKKTTLEYAPNQADQARKLADLMGLPATAMKPGTTDAEGLQAMVLTLGADFKGAGVPVTGPAKAPDDMQRASADKAECAK from the coding sequence GTGGATGCGCAAAGCCGTGGGCGGACGGACGGAACCGACGCCGCAGACCAGTGGGTACTCAACCCGCACACCGGTGATTACGAACTGCGACTGGACCACTCCGGACCGCATCCGACGAGCGGCACCGACGCGGCCGCCGACGGTCGTGGACCGGAGTCCGACGCCGCCGGTCGTGGACCGGGATCCGGCGCGGAGCCCCGCCAAACGCGCGTACCGCGTCAGCGCGGGCGCAACGGGCGCCCCCAGCGCACCCCCGAAACCGCCGCCGCACCCGCCGCCGCTTCCGTCGGCCGCCGTAAGCGCAAGCCTCCGAAGTCCCGCAAGAAGACGGCGATGCTGTGGACGGGCGGGGTGACGGCCTTCGTACTCGTCGCGGGCTCCGCCGGTGCGTACGCGCTCTACCAGCAGTTCAACGGCAATCTCGACACCATCGACGTGGGCGACGCGGGCAGCAAGAGCGTCGCCGCCGACGGTCCGCTCAACATCCTGATCATCGGCACGGACAAGCGGACGGGCAGCGGCAACGAGGGGTACGGCGACAAGGGCAGTACCGGTCACGCCGACACCAACATCCTCTTCCACGTCTCCGAGGACCGCACCAACGCGACGGCGATGAGCATCCCCCGCGACCTGATGACCGACATACCGGACTGCGAGACCACGCAGCCGGACGGTTCGCGGGAAGTCGTCCCGGGCACGAAGAACGCCCGTTTCAACGTCAGCCTCGGCCAGGAGGGCCGCGACCCCGGCTGCACCATGCGGACGGTCAAGAAGATCACCGGGATAGCGCCGAACCACTTCATGATGGTGGACTTCAACGCCGTCAAGGAGCTCTCCAGCGCTGTCGGAGGCGTCAAGGTCTGTCTGGCCAAGCCGGTCAAGGACGCCGACTCCCATCTCGATCTGCCGGCCGGAGAGTCCACGGTCCAGGGCGAGCAGGCCCTGGCCTTCGTCCGCACCCGCAACAGCTTCGGCAACAAGAGCGACCTTGACCGGATCAAGATCCAGCAGCAGTTCCTCGGCTCGATGATCCGGCAGATGAAGTCGAACGACACGCTCACCAGCGCCTCGAAGCTCTACAAGCTCGCGGACACGGCGACCAAGGCCCTCACGGTCGACTCCGGCATCGGATCGGTCAAGAAGCTGATGGACCTCGCCAAGGTGCTCGGCAAGGTCGACACCAAGAACATCACCTTCGTCACCATGCCCGTCATCGACAACCCGGCCGAGCCGAAGCCGATCACCGTGGTCGTGGCCCCGACGAAGGGCGAGCAGCTCTTCTCGATGATGCGCGACGACATCTCGCTGACCGAGGTGAAGAAGAAGGAGAAGCAGCAGGAGAAGGCCGCCGCGAGCAAGCAGGCGGCGCTGCTGGAGGGGACGCGGGCACAGGCGGCCGACGTACGCGTGGACGTCCTGAACGGCGGCGGCATCGCGGGCGCCGCGGGCACCACCGTCAGCTGGCTCCAGAACGAGCAGGGCGTACTGAAGTCCACGAACAGGGCCAACGCCCCGGCGAAGATCAAGAAGACCACGCTGGAGTACGCGCCGAACCAGGCGGACCAGGCCCGCAAGCTCGCCGACCTGATGGGGCTGCCTGCCACGGCGATGAAGCCGGGCACCACCGACGCCGAGGGGCTCCAGGCGATGGTGCTCACTCTGGGAGCCGACTTCAAGGGGGCGGGCGTGCCCGTCACCGGTCCGGCAAAGGCGCCGGACGACATGCAGAGGGCAAGCGCCGACAAGGCGGAGTGCGCCAAGTGA
- a CDS encoding DNA-3-methyladenine glycosylase family protein produces the protein MAGRFVPRTHRAALPHQAKPPVAEGPVVSEAVTREWTPPGPLDLRLVLGPLRRGPADPTFRALPDGSFWRATRTPAGPGTLRVTARDSRIEASAWGPGAQWLLDQLPVLLGGTDDPDAFRPHHRLLALSRHRRPGLRLLRTGLVLESLIPSILEQKVTTDEAYRAWRLLLRAHGTRAPGPAGPRFAALQLYVMPDARTWSLIPSWEWHRAGVDAKRSATILRAVRVARRLEEAAAMDLPEATARLELIPGIGPWTSAETLQRSNGAADAVSVGDYHLPGIVGFALAGNRNADDEEMLALLTPYAGQRHRASRLILLTGHTPPRRAPRMTPRDIAPL, from the coding sequence GTGGCAGGACGTTTCGTACCCCGCACCCACCGAGCGGCGCTTCCGCACCAGGCCAAGCCGCCGGTCGCGGAGGGCCCGGTGGTGTCGGAGGCCGTCACACGGGAGTGGACGCCGCCGGGGCCGCTGGACCTGCGGCTCGTGCTGGGCCCGCTGCGCCGTGGGCCGGCGGACCCCACGTTCCGGGCGCTTCCCGACGGGTCGTTCTGGCGGGCCACCCGTACGCCGGCCGGCCCCGGCACGCTCCGCGTGACCGCCCGCGACAGCCGTATCGAGGCATCCGCGTGGGGGCCCGGCGCGCAGTGGCTGCTCGACCAGCTTCCCGTGCTGCTGGGCGGGACGGACGACCCGGACGCCTTCCGGCCGCACCACCGCCTGCTCGCCCTGTCCCGGCACCGCCGCCCGGGCCTGCGGCTGCTGCGCACGGGTCTGGTTCTCGAATCCCTGATCCCGTCGATCCTGGAACAGAAGGTCACCACCGACGAGGCGTACCGCGCCTGGCGCCTCCTGCTCCGGGCCCATGGCACCCGCGCCCCGGGCCCGGCGGGCCCCCGCTTCGCCGCCCTCCAGCTGTACGTGATGCCGGATGCCCGTACCTGGTCGCTGATCCCGTCCTGGGAGTGGCACCGGGCGGGAGTCGACGCCAAACGCTCGGCGACGATCCTGCGCGCGGTCCGCGTGGCGCGCCGCCTGGAGGAGGCGGCGGCGATGGACCTGCCCGAGGCAACCGCCCGCCTGGAACTCATCCCCGGCATCGGCCCCTGGACCTCGGCCGAAACGCTCCAGCGCTCGAACGGAGCCGCCGACGCGGTCTCCGTGGGCGACTACCACCTCCCGGGCATCGTGGGCTTCGCCCTGGCGGGCAACAGGAACGCCGACGACGAAGAGATGCTGGCCCTGCTCACCCCGTACGCGGGCCAACGCCACCGGGCAAGCCGTCTGATCCTGCTCACCGGCCACACCCCACCCCGCAGAGCCCCCCGAATGACCCCGCGCGACATCGCCCCCCTCTGA
- a CDS encoding glycosyltransferase family 2 protein — MSAAQYPSVSVIMPVLNEERHLRNSVRHILEQEYAGEMEVVIALGPSTDRTDEIAAELVREDPRVHTVPNPTGRTPAALNAAIKASRHPVVVRVDGHGMLSPNYVSTAVRLLEETGAQNVGGIMHAEGENAWEDAVAAAMTSKIGVGNAAFHTGGEAGPAETVFLGVFRREALEKADGYNVEFIRAQDWELNFRIREAGGLIWFSPELKVRYRPRPSVRALAKQYKDYGRWRHVVARYHPGSINLRYLAPPTALCAIAAGLVLGAAVTPWALVVPAGYVAAIVGGSLPAGKGLSLKARAQIPVALATMHMSWGYGFLTSPRALAKKVIASRRPAADQMTTSPSRNSAA; from the coding sequence ATGTCTGCCGCGCAGTACCCCTCCGTCTCCGTGATCATGCCGGTGCTCAACGAGGAACGTCACCTCCGTAACTCGGTCCGGCACATCCTGGAGCAGGAGTACGCCGGCGAGATGGAGGTCGTGATCGCGCTCGGCCCCTCCACGGACCGCACCGACGAGATCGCCGCCGAGCTCGTACGGGAGGACCCCCGGGTCCACACCGTCCCCAACCCCACCGGCCGCACCCCCGCCGCGCTCAACGCGGCGATCAAGGCGTCCCGCCACCCGGTCGTGGTGCGGGTCGACGGCCACGGGATGCTCTCGCCGAACTACGTCTCCACCGCCGTCCGCCTCCTGGAGGAGACGGGCGCGCAGAACGTCGGCGGCATCATGCACGCCGAGGGCGAGAACGCCTGGGAGGACGCCGTCGCCGCCGCGATGACGTCGAAGATCGGCGTCGGCAACGCGGCCTTCCACACGGGTGGCGAGGCGGGACCGGCCGAGACCGTCTTCCTCGGGGTGTTCCGCCGTGAGGCCCTGGAGAAGGCCGACGGCTACAACGTGGAGTTCATCCGCGCCCAGGACTGGGAGCTGAACTTCCGCATCCGCGAGGCGGGCGGCCTGATCTGGTTCTCGCCCGAGCTGAAGGTCCGGTACCGTCCCCGCCCCTCGGTGCGGGCGCTGGCGAAGCAGTACAAGGACTACGGCCGCTGGCGCCACGTCGTCGCCCGCTACCACCCCGGGTCGATCAACCTGCGCTACCTGGCGCCGCCGACCGCCCTCTGCGCGATCGCGGCGGGTCTCGTGCTCGGTGCGGCCGTCACCCCGTGGGCCCTCGTCGTGCCCGCCGGATACGTCGCGGCCATCGTCGGCGGGTCGCTGCCCGCCGGGAAGGGGCTGTCGCTCAAGGCGCGCGCCCAGATCCCGGTGGCGCTGGCCACCATGCACATGTCGTGGGGTTACGGCTTCCTGACGAGCCCGCGTGCGCTGGCGAAGAAGGTCATCGCGTCGCGCCGCCCGGCCGCCGATCAGATGACGACATCACCTTCGAGGAACTCGGCGGCCTGA
- a CDS encoding peptidoglycan recognition protein family protein, with protein sequence MRALLATSIGVTCAAALTLPLAAPTVAAPAPAIRTSAAQAAPAPAPAPAPAPAPDPASAEATAEPPAEAPDTTERAEVPGSTRSLPLSPLTQADPRATGAPTAATGQGLRKPDVRPFSLVGVVWDDADTELHGTVQVRTRATGSTRWSDWQDVETHNAEHAADPGTAERESGRVRGATAPLWVGDSDGVEVRVQPAAADPHHRAATPQGLPEGLRLELVDPGGAAPPPPATGSPAANRVPEPPAAAPLAVESVESVESVESAEAAAVNADLAPLGATVIPALSKAESQAQAGVAAGAKPYVGPRPRIITRKGWGADERLRERQFAYTTRVKAAFVHHTATGNNYRCSQAPSVLRGIYRYHVKSSGWRDFGYNFAIDKCGNIYEGRAGGVSKPVLGAHTLGFNSNSMGIAVLGTFSSVNPPAASVKAVAELTAWKLGLFGANPKGRTTLVSGGSNLFRKGTKARLNVISGHRDGFATECPGGRLYKKLGTARAGSARLQGR encoded by the coding sequence ATGCGTGCTCTTCTTGCAACCTCCATCGGCGTCACCTGCGCGGCGGCCCTCACCTTGCCGCTCGCCGCGCCCACAGTCGCCGCCCCCGCCCCCGCCATCCGTACCTCCGCGGCCCAGGCCGCACCCGCCCCCGCACCCGCCCCCGCCCCCGCCCCCGCACCGGACCCGGCCTCCGCCGAAGCCACTGCCGAACCACCCGCGGAAGCCCCCGACACAACCGAGCGGGCCGAAGTGCCGGGATCGACCCGGTCCCTGCCGCTGTCGCCGCTCACCCAGGCGGACCCCCGGGCCACCGGTGCGCCCACCGCGGCCACAGGACAGGGCCTCCGGAAGCCGGACGTCCGCCCGTTCTCGCTCGTCGGCGTCGTCTGGGACGACGCCGACACCGAACTCCACGGCACCGTCCAGGTCCGTACCCGCGCCACCGGCTCCACCCGCTGGTCCGACTGGCAGGACGTCGAGACGCACAACGCCGAGCATGCCGCCGACCCCGGCACCGCCGAGCGCGAATCGGGCAGGGTACGAGGTGCGACGGCGCCGCTCTGGGTCGGCGACTCCGACGGCGTCGAGGTCCGCGTACAGCCCGCAGCCGCCGACCCGCACCACCGGGCGGCCACCCCGCAGGGACTCCCCGAAGGGCTGCGCCTCGAACTCGTCGACCCGGGCGGGGCCGCACCGCCGCCCCCCGCCACGGGCAGCCCGGCCGCCAACCGCGTCCCCGAGCCCCCGGCAGCCGCACCGCTCGCCGTAGAGTCCGTCGAGTCCGTCGAGTCCGTCGAGTCCGCCGAAGCCGCAGCCGTCAACGCCGACCTCGCCCCTCTGGGCGCCACGGTGATCCCCGCCCTGAGCAAGGCCGAGTCGCAAGCACAGGCCGGCGTCGCAGCCGGTGCCAAGCCGTACGTGGGACCCCGTCCGCGCATCATCACGCGCAAGGGCTGGGGCGCGGACGAGAGGCTGCGCGAGCGCCAGTTCGCCTACACCACGCGGGTCAAGGCGGCCTTCGTGCACCACACCGCCACGGGCAACAACTACCGGTGCTCGCAGGCGCCGTCCGTCCTCCGCGGCATCTACCGCTACCACGTCAAGAGCAGTGGCTGGCGCGACTTCGGCTACAACTTCGCCATCGACAAGTGCGGGAACATCTACGAGGGTCGTGCGGGAGGCGTGTCCAAGCCCGTACTGGGTGCGCACACGCTCGGCTTCAACAGCAACAGCATGGGCATCGCGGTCCTCGGAACGTTCAGCTCGGTGAACCCGCCCGCGGCCTCCGTGAAGGCGGTCGCCGAACTCACCGCCTGGAAGCTCGGCCTGTTCGGCGCCAACCCGAAGGGCAGGACCACGCTCGTATCGGGCGGGAGCAACCTGTTCAGGAAGGGAACGAAGGCCCGCCTCAACGTCATCTCAGGGCATCGGGACGGTTTCGCAACCGAATGCCCCGGAGGGCGTCTCTACAAGAAGCTCGGGACGGCCCGGGCCGGGTCGGCCCGCCTGCAGGGCCGCTGA
- a CDS encoding nucleotidyltransferase family protein yields MTEAKEAILLVGGKGTRLRPLTVHTPKPMVPAAGVPFLTHQLARARAAGVEHIVLATSYLAEVFEPYFGDGSSLGLSIDYVTEREPLGTGGAIRNVASRLTSGPDEPVLIFNGDILTGLDIRALVTSHAASGADVSLHLTRVEDPRAFGLVPTDGTGRVTAFLEKPQTPEEIVTDQINAGAYIFRRSVIDTIPADRPVSVERETFPGLLASGAHLQGMVDSTYWLDLGTPQAFVRGSADLVLGRAPSPAVPGRCGDRLVLPTASVAPDAKLTGGTVIGDRAVIGEGARIDGSTVLADAVVEPHAVITDSLIGAGARIGSRTVLAGAVIGDGAHVGADNELRDGVRVWCGATLPDASVRFSSDQ; encoded by the coding sequence GTGACAGAGGCAAAAGAAGCGATCCTCCTGGTCGGCGGCAAGGGCACCCGGCTGCGCCCGCTCACGGTGCACACCCCGAAGCCGATGGTGCCCGCGGCGGGTGTCCCCTTCCTCACCCATCAACTGGCACGGGCCAGGGCGGCGGGCGTCGAGCACATCGTTCTCGCGACGTCGTACCTGGCGGAGGTCTTCGAACCGTACTTCGGCGACGGTTCCTCGCTGGGCCTGTCCATCGACTACGTCACCGAGCGCGAACCGCTCGGCACCGGGGGCGCCATCCGCAACGTGGCGTCCCGGCTGACTTCGGGGCCGGACGAACCGGTGCTCATCTTCAACGGCGACATCCTCACCGGCCTCGACATCCGCGCGCTGGTCACCTCGCACGCCGCGTCCGGCGCGGACGTCTCCCTGCACCTCACCCGGGTCGAGGACCCGCGCGCCTTCGGCCTCGTGCCGACGGACGGTACGGGCAGGGTCACCGCGTTCCTGGAGAAGCCCCAGACGCCCGAGGAGATAGTCACCGACCAGATCAACGCGGGAGCGTACATCTTCCGCCGGTCGGTCATCGACACCATCCCGGCCGACCGCCCCGTCTCCGTGGAACGCGAGACCTTCCCCGGACTCCTCGCCTCCGGCGCCCACCTCCAGGGCATGGTCGACTCCACGTACTGGCTTGACCTCGGAACTCCCCAGGCGTTCGTACGCGGCTCCGCCGACCTCGTCCTGGGCCGCGCCCCGTCCCCGGCGGTCCCGGGCCGCTGCGGCGACCGCCTGGTCCTGCCCACCGCATCCGTCGCCCCCGACGCCAAACTCACCGGCGGTACGGTCATCGGCGACCGCGCGGTCATCGGCGAGGGCGCCAGGATCGACGGGTCCACGGTGCTCGCCGACGCGGTGGTGGAACCCCATGCGGTGATCACCGACTCCCTGATCGGGGCGGGTGCCCGCATCGGCAGCCGTACGGTGCTGGCGGGCGCGGTCATCGGAGACGGGGCCCACGTCGGCGCCGACAACGAACTGCGTGACGGAGTCCGCGTCTGGTGCGGCGCGACCCTCCCGGACGCCTCGGTGCGCTTCTCCTCCGACCAGTGA
- a CDS encoding TIGR03089 family protein, with amino-acid sequence MNSSDRTPADLLRSALAADPARPLITFYDDATGERVELSVATFANWVAKTANLLQGDLAAEPGDRVALLLPAHWQSAVWLLACSSVGVVADIQGDPAAADVVVTGPDSLDRARACRGERVALALRPLGGRFPQAPEGFADYAVEVPSQGDRFAPYAPVDPDALALVVDGVELTGAQLVARARQDAAGLGLAPGSRLLSGLTYDTWDGLTAGLFAPLAAGASVVLCRHLRQLDQEGLAKRAESERVTNTAV; translated from the coding sequence ATGAACTCCAGCGACCGCACCCCCGCCGACCTGCTGCGATCCGCACTCGCCGCGGACCCGGCCCGCCCCCTGATCACTTTCTACGACGACGCCACCGGAGAGCGCGTCGAACTGTCGGTGGCCACCTTCGCCAATTGGGTGGCGAAGACCGCCAATCTGCTCCAGGGCGACCTGGCGGCGGAACCGGGCGACCGGGTCGCCCTGTTGCTCCCCGCGCACTGGCAGTCCGCCGTCTGGCTGCTCGCCTGCTCGTCGGTCGGTGTCGTGGCCGACATCCAGGGCGACCCGGCGGCGGCCGATGTCGTCGTCACCGGTCCGGACAGCCTGGACCGGGCGCGCGCGTGCCGCGGCGAGCGGGTCGCGCTGGCCCTGCGACCGCTGGGCGGCCGTTTCCCGCAGGCGCCCGAGGGATTCGCGGACTACGCGGTGGAAGTGCCCAGCCAGGGCGACCGCTTCGCGCCGTACGCGCCCGTGGACCCGGACGCGCTCGCGCTGGTCGTGGACGGTGTGGAGCTGACGGGCGCACAACTGGTCGCGCGAGCCCGTCAGGACGCCGCCGGTCTTGGACTGGCGCCCGGGTCGCGTCTGCTGTCGGGCCTTACGTACGACACCTGGGACGGGCTCACCGCAGGGCTCTTCGCACCGCTGGCCGCCGGGGCCTCCGTGGTGCTGTGCCGTCACCTCAGGCAGCTGGACCAAGAGGGCCTCGCGAAGCGTGCCGAGAGCGAGCGCGTCACCAACACCGCGGTATGA
- a CDS encoding LCP family protein, which produces MGRSSTPGEGTRPRGRHDRQPGREDDSHRSEDGGGRSAARGEGRRGRGGTGRGSGGRPPGPPESGRRRGGPDRGSRRSPKRGKRRIFRWLSSVLALLILATGAAGYFYYEHLNSQLRKGKRSAGNSAAQKTEPNAAGQTPLNILMIGSDSRNSAANLKLGGSKQSVGAKPLADVQMLLHVSADRKNASVVSIPRDTRVDIPACVDPESGEEAPATNALINQTLGRGGPGCTLDTWEKETGIYIDHWMMVDFAGVVSMADAIGGAWVCVKDDVYDLPKPRVPGGSGLRLEAGRTKIQGKQALQWLRTRHAFESDFGRAKAQHMYMNAVIRELKSQNAFTDTGRLMNLAETATESLQVSEEIGTVKKLFDLAMQLENVPLDRLNMLTMPRVPDPLDPDNRVLPKPGAADKLWSLLRDDRPLDKKGRDAEAEKHKKEQAEQEAADAPGPAAADALDVTVVNGTGADGVAATEGRARAITELLRTKGFAKAESAPDPGSALTTQVTYPKSGGAQGKVDALSLTKALGLPGSAVKVSSEVDSLTLTVGSDWRTGDTYPKALDDDTDPLDGTEAENAADEGACMDVYRPYRTP; this is translated from the coding sequence GTGGGACGGAGCAGTACGCCTGGGGAGGGGACGCGGCCGCGCGGCCGGCACGACCGTCAACCCGGCAGGGAGGATGACTCTCATCGGAGCGAGGACGGCGGAGGCCGGAGTGCCGCCCGGGGCGAGGGGCGCCGGGGCAGGGGCGGAACCGGCCGAGGCAGCGGCGGCAGGCCGCCGGGCCCACCGGAGAGCGGGCGTCGGCGCGGGGGTCCCGACCGCGGCTCCAGGCGCTCACCCAAGCGCGGCAAGCGCCGCATATTCCGCTGGCTCTCGTCCGTTCTCGCCCTGCTCATACTCGCCACCGGCGCCGCCGGTTACTTCTACTACGAGCACCTCAACAGCCAGCTCCGCAAGGGCAAGCGGAGCGCGGGCAACAGCGCGGCCCAGAAGACCGAGCCGAACGCCGCGGGCCAGACCCCGCTGAACATCCTGATGATCGGTTCGGACAGCCGTAACTCGGCCGCGAACCTCAAGCTGGGCGGTTCGAAGCAGTCCGTCGGCGCCAAGCCGCTCGCCGATGTCCAGATGCTGCTGCACGTGTCCGCCGACCGCAAGAACGCCTCGGTGGTCAGCATCCCGCGTGACACCCGCGTCGACATCCCGGCGTGCGTGGACCCGGAGAGCGGTGAGGAGGCGCCCGCCACCAACGCCCTCATCAACCAGACGCTGGGCCGCGGCGGCCCCGGCTGCACGCTCGACACCTGGGAAAAAGAGACCGGCATCTACATCGACCACTGGATGATGGTCGACTTCGCCGGTGTGGTCTCGATGGCCGACGCGATCGGCGGCGCGTGGGTCTGTGTGAAGGACGACGTCTACGACCTCCCCAAGCCCAGGGTGCCTGGCGGTTCCGGTCTGCGTCTGGAGGCGGGCAGGACCAAGATCCAGGGCAAGCAGGCCCTCCAGTGGCTGCGCACCCGCCACGCCTTCGAGAGCGACTTCGGGCGGGCCAAGGCCCAGCACATGTACATGAACGCGGTGATCCGCGAGTTGAAGAGCCAGAACGCCTTCACCGACACCGGCCGGCTGATGAACCTCGCGGAGACGGCCACCGAGTCGCTCCAGGTGTCCGAGGAGATCGGCACGGTCAAGAAGCTGTTCGATCTGGCCATGCAGCTCGAGAACGTGCCGCTGGACCGCCTGAACATGCTGACGATGCCGCGCGTCCCGGACCCGTTGGACCCGGATAACCGGGTGCTGCCGAAGCCCGGCGCGGCGGACAAGCTCTGGTCGCTGCTGCGCGACGACCGGCCGCTCGACAAGAAGGGCCGTGACGCGGAGGCCGAGAAGCACAAGAAGGAGCAGGCCGAGCAGGAGGCGGCCGACGCTCCCGGTCCGGCCGCTGCCGACGCCCTCGACGTGACCGTGGTCAACGGCACCGGCGCGGACGGCGTCGCGGCGACCGAGGGCCGGGCCCGCGCGATCACGGAGCTGCTCCGGACCAAGGGCTTCGCCAAGGCCGAGTCGGCGCCGGACCCCGGATCGGCGCTGACCACCCAGGTGACGTACCCGAAGTCCGGGGGCGCGCAGGGCAAGGTGGACGCGCTGTCGCTCACCAAGGCTCTGGGGCTTCCCGGTTCCGCGGTGAAGGTGTCGTCGGAGGTCGACTCCCTGACGCTGACCGTCGGTTCGGACTGGCGGACGGGAGACACCTATCCGAAGGCGCTGGACGACGACACCGACCCGCTGGACGGCACCGAGGCGGAGAACGCGGCGGACGAGGGCGCCTGCATGGACGTCTACCGGCCGTACCGCACGCCGTGA
- a CDS encoding LCP family protein, whose product MDADVTDSAGTPADPDQPGPEDEPQAGKQDGSGADAPQDGPRAPGSGTPADPEAGSGSGTDAGSGAAPEAGSGSGPDAGGEAVTEAGEETEPEAGTKAATEARDKTEPEAGTKAATEAGEEAGPAADAKGGPEARSTPAEAGDGEQAWSERPKDALPPGYRRHWLRWTALGASFVVLVAAGAGWWLYKKLDGNIKTDTGAAAELKAYEKERPTPIAVDAQNILLIGSDSRSGDNSKYGRDDGGSQRSDTTILLHLAADRRSATAVSIPRDLMADIPACHTADKKTTTERFAQFNWAFEVGGTACTIRTVERMTGIRVDHHMVVDFNGFKDMVDAVDGVEVCLKEPVKDADAHLELPAGRQKLDGEAALGYVRARKSIGNGSDTERMDRQQKFLGALVNKMQSNGVLLNPTRLYPVLDAATKSLTTDPGLASLRDLYDLVRGMRNVPTDKVQFLTVPRQPYRANINRDELVEPDAGRLFKQLREDAPVAVVPADEIKSSESPGADPTESEPSNGKPDDSDSADPSPAPTFSGSNAADDLCKQ is encoded by the coding sequence ATGGACGCAGACGTGACGGACAGTGCTGGCACGCCGGCCGACCCGGATCAGCCGGGCCCCGAGGACGAGCCGCAGGCGGGAAAGCAGGACGGTTCCGGGGCGGACGCCCCGCAGGACGGACCGCGTGCACCCGGGTCCGGGACCCCCGCGGATCCGGAAGCGGGGAGTGGTTCCGGGACCGACGCGGGGAGTGGTGCCGCGCCCGAGGCCGGAAGCGGTTCCGGGCCGGACGCGGGTGGAGAAGCCGTGACCGAGGCCGGTGAGGAAACCGAGCCGGAGGCCGGCACGAAGGCCGCGACCGAAGCCCGCGACAAAACCGAGCCGGAGGCCGGCACGAAGGCCGCGACCGAAGCCGGTGAGGAAGCCGGGCCCGCAGCGGATGCGAAGGGCGGGCCGGAGGCACGGAGTACGCCGGCCGAGGCCGGCGACGGCGAGCAGGCCTGGTCCGAGCGGCCCAAGGACGCACTGCCGCCGGGCTACAGGCGCCACTGGCTCCGGTGGACGGCCCTCGGCGCCTCGTTCGTCGTCCTGGTCGCCGCCGGGGCCGGCTGGTGGCTGTACAAGAAGCTCGACGGCAACATCAAGACCGATACGGGCGCCGCCGCCGAACTGAAGGCGTACGAGAAGGAGCGGCCCACACCGATCGCGGTTGACGCCCAGAACATCCTGCTCATCGGGTCCGACAGCCGGTCCGGCGACAACAGCAAGTACGGCCGCGACGACGGCGGCAGTCAGCGCTCGGACACGACGATTCTGCTGCACCTCGCCGCCGACCGGCGGAGCGCCACGGCCGTATCGATTCCACGCGACCTGATGGCGGACATCCCCGCCTGCCACACGGCCGACAAGAAGACCACCACCGAGCGGTTCGCCCAGTTCAACTGGGCCTTCGAGGTCGGTGGCACGGCCTGCACGATCCGTACCGTGGAGCGGATGACCGGCATCCGGGTCGACCATCACATGGTCGTCGACTTCAACGGCTTCAAGGACATGGTCGACGCCGTGGACGGTGTCGAGGTCTGCCTCAAGGAGCCCGTCAAGGACGCCGACGCCCATCTGGAACTCCCGGCGGGACGGCAGAAACTCGACGGCGAGGCGGCACTCGGATACGTGCGCGCCCGTAAATCCATCGGGAACGGCAGCGATACCGAACGAATGGACCGCCAGCAGAAGTTCCTGGGCGCCCTGGTGAACAAGATGCAAAGCAATGGTGTCCTGCTCAACCCCACGCGCCTCTATCCGGTTCTCGACGCGGCGACGAAGTCGCTGACCACCGACCCCGGACTGGCCTCTCTGCGGGATCTGTACGACCTGGTGCGCGGAATGCGGAACGTACCCACCGACAAGGTGCAGTTCCTGACCGTGCCCCGGCAGCCGTACCGGGCGAACATCAACCGGGATGAGCTCGTCGAACCGGACGCGGGCCGCCTCTTCAAGCAGCTGCGCGAGGACGCACCCGTCGCGGTGGTGCCGGCCGATGAAATCAAGTCGTCCGAATCTCCCGGCGCCGACCCCACCGAGAGCGAACCGTCCAACGGAAAGCCGGACGATTCGGACTCCGCGGATCCGAGTCCCGCACCGACCTTTTCGGGCTCGAATGCCGCGGATGACCTGTGTAAGCAGTAA